The following proteins are encoded in a genomic region of Flavobacteriales bacterium:
- a CDS encoding LysM peptidoglycan-binding domain-containing protein → MRVFLSYIFITLQLMAVAQSSNPEPPFDKLTREDYIDLFAPFAVQEMLISGVPASITLAQGILESGDGNSVLAREANNHFGIKCHGMWDGNKYYMDDDAKNECFRVYESVFDSYHDHSDFLAGRDRYADLFKLKRTDYKGWAHGLKQAGYATNPKYPSLLIKIIEENSLHKYDLMKSPPESKGKEGKDKGKDKDRNRDKQNSENPKEAIVSTGRQMYLRNNIRYVRVKEGDDFKKLEKALQVREWQILKYNDKAKGAKLVPGELIYLQPKRGRSWDHDYHEVKEGESLRWISQEYGVKLSKLYKFNDLNPGEEPVVGQRIWLRKRKRSEY, encoded by the coding sequence ATGCGCGTATTCCTTTCGTACATATTCATCACATTGCAATTGATGGCTGTTGCGCAGAGCAGCAACCCCGAACCACCGTTCGATAAGCTGACGCGCGAGGATTACATCGACCTCTTCGCCCCGTTCGCGGTGCAGGAAATGCTTATCAGTGGCGTTCCGGCCAGCATCACCTTGGCGCAGGGCATTCTGGAAAGTGGCGATGGAAACAGCGTTCTGGCCCGCGAGGCCAACAACCATTTCGGCATCAAATGCCACGGCATGTGGGATGGCAACAAGTATTACATGGATGATGACGCCAAGAATGAGTGCTTCCGTGTGTACGAGAGCGTGTTCGACAGCTACCACGATCATTCTGACTTCTTGGCCGGAAGAGACCGTTATGCCGACCTCTTCAAACTCAAGCGCACCGATTACAAAGGCTGGGCGCATGGATTGAAACAGGCAGGCTATGCCACCAATCCCAAGTATCCGAGCCTGCTCATCAAGATCATAGAGGAGAACAGCTTGCATAAATATGATCTGATGAAGTCGCCACCCGAATCGAAAGGAAAGGAAGGCAAGGACAAGGGCAAAGACAAGGACCGAAACCGCGACAAACAGAACTCCGAGAATCCGAAAGAGGCCATCGTTTCCACGGGCCGACAGATGTATCTGCGCAACAACATCCGTTACGTTCGGGTAAAGGAAGGCGATGACTTCAAAAAACTGGAGAAGGCACTTCAAGTGCGCGAGTGGCAGATCCTGAAATACAACGACAAGGCCAAGGGCGCCAAACTCGTTCCGGGAGAACTCATCTACCTACAACCGAAACGCGGCCGCAGTTGGGATCACGACTACCATGAGGTGAAAGAGGGCGAGTCGCTGCGCTGGATATCGCAGGAGTATGGCGTCAAGCTCAGTAAACTCTACAAATTCAATGATCTGAATCCGGGCGAAGAACCCGTGGTGGGGCAGCGCATTTGGCTACGCAAGCGCAAGCGAAGCGAGTATTGA
- a CDS encoding pyridoxal-phosphate dependent enzyme — MEFPDLGKQIGSPVQEVNDPQLEATGIRLLIKRDDLIHEHISGNKWRKLKYNLREAAEQNHHTILTFGGAYSNHIAATAFAAQKAGFSSIGIIRGEDDPTNPTLKFAREHGMMLRFVSRKDYGEMTFVETRLIASNFRVHQDQQTRSIASLQEEFGRFFLIPEGGANGLGVRGCAEILTEVKEDFDVVCCAAGTGTTLAGLALSGAHILGFPALKGGDFLKEEVERLIGESGLRPPLTTNLKLITDYHFGGYAKMKPELLEFINGFQERTGIPLDPIYTGKMMFGIYDMIGVGAYGHTPLQKGTTILAIHTGGLQGWQGMEHRGLV, encoded by the coding sequence CAGGAATCCGGTTGCTCATCAAGCGCGATGACCTGATTCATGAACACATCAGCGGAAACAAGTGGCGAAAGCTGAAATACAATCTTCGCGAAGCGGCTGAACAGAACCACCACACAATTTTAACGTTTGGCGGTGCTTACAGCAATCATATTGCGGCAACGGCCTTTGCTGCCCAGAAGGCGGGATTCTCCAGTATCGGCATCATCCGTGGGGAAGACGATCCCACCAATCCCACGCTGAAGTTTGCACGTGAACACGGGATGATGTTGCGGTTCGTTTCGAGAAAAGACTATGGGGAAATGACCTTTGTAGAGACGCGATTGATCGCGTCTAATTTCAGGGTGCATCAAGACCAACAGACGCGATCAATCGCGTCTCTACAGGAGGAATTCGGGCGGTTTTTCCTCATTCCCGAAGGCGGGGCAAATGGTCTAGGGGTGCGTGGCTGTGCTGAAATACTGACAGAGGTGAAGGAGGATTTTGATGTGGTGTGCTGCGCAGCAGGAACCGGCACCACCTTGGCAGGACTGGCGTTGAGCGGTGCGCATATATTGGGATTTCCAGCATTGAAAGGAGGCGATTTCTTGAAGGAAGAAGTAGAACGCTTGATCGGAGAGTCAGGTCTCAGGCCACCACTAACCACCAACCTGAAACTGATAACCGACTACCATTTCGGGGGCTACGCCAAGATGAAACCTGAACTGTTGGAATTCATCAATGGATTTCAAGAAAGAACCGGAATACCACTCGATCCGATTTACACGGGCAAAATGATGTTCGGGATCTATGATATGATCGGTGTAGGGGCGTATGGCCATACGCCACTTCAGAAAGGAACAACCATCCTTGCCATTCATACGGGTGGCCTACAGGGCTGGCAGGGCATGGAGCACCGTGGGCTGGTGTGA